The stretch of DNA CATATTGGTGAGGTACAAAGTTAGTCGTTTTGAGGCAGAGGGCAGAAGGCAGGTATTAGTTGTACTTCATGAATTTAAGCAACGCTGTATTAGGCGCATAGTAAACCCATCCCCAGATCTGAAGCAAGGGGTATCAATCACGCAAATTAAGCTGATGAAAGGAAAATCTATCGCCAAGCGCGACGAGAGAACGTCAATCTTTGGATTTGAGGCGGTAGCCGACACCTCGAATTGTTTCAATAATATCTTGGGGTGCGCCTGCCATTTTTAGCTTTTGACGTAAATACTTAATATGAGCTTTAACGGCTTCTTGGCTTGGAGGTTCTTCGCTAGCCCAAATATTATTAATAATGGCTTGACGACTTAAGACTCGTTTACCACTACGTAGAAAAAGTTCAAGCAGAGAAAATTCTTTCGGAGTAAGTTCTAAAACTTGACCATTATAGGTGACTTCATGACTACTGGGTTCTAAGACTAAATTATTCCAAACCAAGTTAGATTCGGCACAAACAGTTCCACGCCTCATTAAAGCTCGAATTCTTGCCATTAATTCTAATAAATCGACTGGTTTGACTATATAGTCATCTGCACCAGCATCTAATCCAATTACTTTATCTGTATTGGCATCGCGACCCGTCATCATTAAGATTGGTACTGTAGAGCCATGAGAACGAAGACGTTGGCATAAGCTAATCCCATCTAATTTAGGTAGCTCAACATCCATAAGAATAGTACTATAGTCTTCACTAATTGCTTGTTCCCAAGCTAATTCTCCATCATCAACAATATCAATAGCATATCCATAATGTTTTAAAGCTTCTGCTAAAACTTCAGCTAAATTAATGTCATCTTCAACTA from Stanieria cyanosphaera PCC 7437 encodes:
- a CDS encoding response regulator transcription factor, producing the protein MKLLLVEDDINLAEVLAEALKHYGYAIDIVDDGELAWEQAISEDYSTILMDVELPKLDGISLCQRLRSHGSTVPILMMTGRDANTDKVIGLDAGADDYIVKPVDLLELMARIRALMRRGTVCAESNLVWNNLVLEPSSHEVTYNGQVLELTPKEFSLLELFLRSGKRVLSRQAIINNIWASEEPPSQEAVKAHIKYLRQKLKMAGAPQDIIETIRGVGYRLKSKD